One part of the Papaver somniferum cultivar HN1 unplaced genomic scaffold, ASM357369v1 unplaced-scaffold_123, whole genome shotgun sequence genome encodes these proteins:
- the LOC113331004 gene encoding uncharacterized protein LOC113331004, giving the protein MIDAASGGAIVDKTPAHARALIENMASNSQQFSTRSETLFKKVNEVGEASHMEQRMCNMERMTQQISAVIVPSHDGNMEHANAMYQNQQRPRYDPYSNTYNPGWRDHPNFSYAIKQAATNPTFNQQAGYQFMQRPQQESQETSVDDKFALMMKGMQEISKSVQGFNQFQQKFEMAMRDVENQISQFASDMNQLKAQGFGKLPSQPLNHKEDVNAIELRSAKQVEKPATSPEHHESVLEHQEDETTPNKADLVPDSNSKPLVSTNVTSPPFPSRFAKSKKETLYKEIYEIFKNIQVNIPLLEAIRQVPRYTKFLKELCTNKHKLVGNEVMYVGENASAYLQKKLPPKLKDPSSFTIPCTIGTTSLLILASLAT; this is encoded by the exons ATGATTGATGCAGCAAGTGGTGGAGCTATAGTTGACAAGACACCCGCACATGCAAGAGCTTTGATTGAGAATATGGCATCTAATTCGCAGCAATTCTCCACCCGATCAGAAACTCTTTTCAAGAAGGTGAATGAGGTTGGTGAAGCTTCTCATATGGAACAAAGGATGTGTAATATGGAGAGAATGACGCAACAAATTTCTGCAGTGATTGTTCCATCGCATGATGGCAATATGGAGCACGCAAATGCTatgtaccaaaatcagcaaaggCCGAGGTATGATCCGTACTCCAACACATACAATCCGGGTTGGCGAGATCATCCAAATTTCAGTTACGCTATCAAGCAAGCTGCAACAAATCCTACTTTCAATCAACAAGCAGGCTACCAATTCATGCAAAGACCACAACAAGAATCTCAAGAAACAAGTGTGGATGACAAGTTTGCCCTTATGATGAAAGGTATGCAAGAGATTTCAAAGTCAGTGCAAGGGTTCAaccaattccagcagaaattcgagATGGCTATGAGAGATGTGGAAAACCAAATTAGTCAATTTGCTAGTGATATGAATCAACTCAAGGCACAAGGATTTGGAAAACTTCCTTCACAACCGTTGAACCATAAGGAGGACGTCAATGCTATTGAGCTAAGAAGTGCAAAGCAAGTAGAGAAACCGGCAACATCACCGGAGCACCATGAATCTGTTTTGGAGCACCAAGAGGATGAGACAACCCCTAACAAGGCTGATTTGGTACCAGATTCTAActctaaacctcttgtttctacTAATGTCACTTCTCCTCCTTTTCCTAGTAGGTTTGCAAAGTCCAAGAAGGAGACACTATACAAGGAGATTTATGAGATTTTCAAGAATATCCAAGTGAACATACCACTCCTTGAGGCGATAAGGCAAGTTCCTCGCTACACAAAGTTCTTgaaggaattgtgcactaacaagcacaaatTGGTCGGAAATGAAGTTATGTATGTGGGTGAGAATGCTTCCGCGTAtcttcaaaagaaactcccaccaAAGTTGAAGGATCCTAGTAGTTTCACTATACCATGTACAATTGGTACAACCAG TCTTTTAATCCTTGCTTCTTTAGCTACGTAG
- the LOC113331005 gene encoding uncharacterized protein LOC113331005, with protein MTLALYRSGAQKLLNYFADATITHVDRSNNKYTDCLAMLASKLQFEGLGETLIVKRWTGASTWLLQSKDTETNDWRTPIIQELNNALISAEIKIPSARIATASGVQWNEAEISNAVIAELDALYSKRTKAEEHAQAYINRVSRSYDKAIKPRIFQVGDLVMKTAKHIHQDMSAPKFSPKWEGKYVVTKAYNSGYYKIIKEDGGKLEAVINGKWLKEYYA; from the exons ATGACACTGGCTCTATATAGATCTGGGGCGCAAAAGTTATTGAATTACTTCGCTGATGCAACCATAACTCATGTTGATCGAAGTAACAACAAATACACTGATTGCCTAGCCATGTTAGCCtcaaagctgcaattcgaaggtttAGGAGAGACTTTGATAGTGAAGAGATGGACTGGAGCATCGACATGGCTCTTACAGTCTAAGGATACTGAAACCAACGATTGGAGGACAccgattatccaagagcttaaca ATGCACTTATCTCAGCAGAGATAAAAATTCCGTCGGCTAGGATTGCGACAGCAAGTGGAGTCCAATGGAATGAGGCTGAAATATCGAATGCCGTAATAGCGGAGCTAGATGCTCTGTACTCCAAGAGAACTAAGGCGGAAGAACATGCTCAGGCATACATAAATAGGGTCTCCAGATCCTATGATAAAGCCATAAAACCTCGAATttttcaagtaggagatctgGTGATGAAGACTGCTAAGCACATTCACcaagacatgtccgcaccaaaattctctccaaaatgggaagggaaATATGTGGTCACCAAAGCATACAACAGTGGGTACTATAAGATTATCAAAGAAGATGGAGGCAAGTTGGAAGcggtcatcaatggaaaatggctcaaagaaTACTACGCCTGA